One region of Chryseobacterium muglaense genomic DNA includes:
- a CDS encoding DUF4138 domain-containing protein: protein MRTLLYTFLIFTAQFLKAQTATKEQIISDLPEIEITEGINLHIISPEPIQYVDLSTELLTGDLPTTNIARIKITDNLDSDEKAKIKKPTTFLNGSNIGIITVVAQSFIAQYKVVYRNQDNLNTITNIHIQPEAMQPIEFEKMVFSNLELRKFAMDIIKKKSEENPIREERNLKLSFQLNNVYVISDYIFLDMTIKNNSNLSYDIEDLKFSLEDKKIHKATNNQSVDLTPILQLNPQKHFRKHFRNIYVFKKFTYPNSKVMMIRLIEEQLSGRTIEMKVNYSDILKADTF from the coding sequence GAAAGCTCAAACTGCAACCAAAGAACAAATCATTTCCGATTTACCGGAGATTGAAATTACCGAAGGCATCAACCTGCATATTATTTCGCCAGAACCTATTCAATATGTCGATTTGTCGACCGAACTGCTCACGGGAGATTTGCCAACTACCAACATTGCCAGAATAAAGATCACAGATAATCTCGATTCTGACGAGAAGGCAAAGATTAAAAAGCCTACTACATTTCTCAATGGAAGTAATATTGGAATTATTACGGTTGTTGCGCAGTCTTTTATCGCTCAGTACAAAGTTGTTTACAGAAACCAGGACAACCTCAATACGATTACCAATATCCATATTCAACCCGAAGCGATGCAACCCATTGAGTTTGAAAAAATGGTTTTCTCCAATCTTGAATTGAGAAAATTTGCAATGGATATTATTAAAAAAAAATCTGAGGAAAATCCAATTAGAGAAGAGAGAAATCTAAAGCTCAGCTTTCAACTTAATAATGTTTATGTGATCAGTGATTACATATTTTTAGATATGACCATCAAAAATAATTCTAATCTGAGTTACGATATTGAGGATCTGAAATTCTCCTTAGAAGACAAAAAAATCCATAAAGCGACCAATAACCAGAGTGTAGATCTAACGCCCATTTTACAACTCAATCCGCAAAAACATTTCAGGAAACATTTCAGAAATATCTATGTTTTCAAAAAATTCACTTATCCGAACTCTAAAGTAATGATGATAAGATTAATCGAAGAGCAGCTTTCAGGACGAACCATCGAAATGAAAGTCAACTATTCTGATATTCTTAAAGCCGATACCTTTTAA
- a CDS encoding M23 family metallopeptidase, giving the protein MKKLKYIFTLMVLFYSCLCFAQFNTITQIITKKSENPKVSEKSHIEEPVNQKKAKKSWKQVLNITTKSDLKNETKGSTKWLTSQIDSLKMLIKESSSVKEVRKNEFEKLKDSFLLQALNRVEEAQQTSKKQNFSTTYDFVDEPSASFSKIVMPLKNKITVTSSYGSRTHPIFRTKKTHNGIDLKASYENVYSVLDGIVTATGWDSKGGGNYIKVKHFNRFETSYLHLSEIYYRVGEKVKAGFIIGKSGNTGNSTGPHLHFSVKEFGQSINPSHFLNDLIKVNNVIANHYEH; this is encoded by the coding sequence ATGAAAAAACTAAAATACATATTTACATTGATGGTGCTGTTTTACAGCTGCTTATGCTTTGCCCAATTCAATACGATTACACAAATAATAACGAAAAAATCTGAAAATCCAAAAGTATCAGAAAAATCTCATATCGAAGAGCCGGTAAACCAAAAGAAGGCTAAGAAATCTTGGAAGCAAGTTTTAAATATCACCACAAAATCAGATTTAAAAAATGAAACCAAAGGCTCGACGAAGTGGTTAACGAGTCAAATTGATTCTTTGAAAATGTTGATTAAAGAATCTAGCAGTGTAAAAGAAGTACGAAAAAATGAGTTTGAAAAACTGAAAGATTCCTTTTTGCTGCAAGCACTGAATAGAGTAGAAGAGGCACAGCAAACATCAAAAAAACAAAACTTTTCTACAACGTATGATTTCGTAGATGAGCCGTCGGCATCTTTTTCAAAAATTGTGATGCCCCTTAAAAACAAAATTACAGTTACATCTTCTTACGGGTCAAGAACGCATCCTATTTTCAGAACAAAAAAAACGCACAACGGTATCGACTTAAAAGCCAGTTATGAAAATGTTTATTCCGTTTTGGACGGAATTGTTACAGCAACAGGCTGGGATTCTAAAGGCGGTGGAAATTACATTAAAGTAAAACATTTTAACCGTTTCGAAACCTCGTACCTACATCTCTCAGAAATATATTATCGAGTTGGAGAAAAAGTAAAAGCGGGATTCATCATTGGAAAAAGTGGGAATACCGGAAACTCTACGGGTCCACATCTGCATTTTTCGGTGAAAGAATTTGGACAGAGCATCAATCCTTCTCATTTCTTAAATGACCTCATAAAAGTAAACAATGTAATAGCAAACCATTATGAACACTAA
- a CDS encoding type IV secretion system DNA-binding domain-containing protein, whose product MQEQQHQIKIYGFLQKAVYAVVALDCASLFYLNADVPVVSNLLKNFSKLSFIYPPVNAKFATLILIGLVAIGTKAKKKKDLNIAKEIFLPMIVGLLMIFSSLVWQNEAGNTKLPKVFPGFNLYQVIYAVLSFLGAVILQMGADSISKLVQQKMGKDRWNVEEESFDQNRELMNTDTSINIPYIFRYKNKTYQGYINIDPFRGTMVIGTPGSGKSFGVINPAIRQMIAKGFCLCIYDFKFPDLAQIAYYHYLLKKSKEAEYDYNFHVINLNEVEKSKRVNPFHKKYIQTLAEAQEMAESMVSSLQKGGSSSGGGSEAFFTQSAINFLSSCIYFFATFENGKYSDLPHILSFMNRSYKEIFDTLFTNEEIFSLLSPFKTAYDNKAFDQLEGQVGTLKIFLSRLATKESFWVFSGDEVELKITDRDNPSIIILASDPGTQDINSALYSSVLNRTLRLINSKHNLPGGIIADEFPTIYIHKIDNIVATARSNKVAVMLGLQEIPQLRQFYKKEVADTISAIVGNILSGSARDKNTLDWLEKLFGKIKQKSYSQSISQQGTTTSINEKMDNMIPAGKIAALKTGEMVGMIAQGEENAAEEYKTSAIRGKINLDMKAIQEEEKHYVKMPSYYSFVDKKGVNRKEEVLMTNFRKINKEVELIVNENIKAA is encoded by the coding sequence ATGCAAGAACAACAACATCAAATAAAAATTTATGGCTTTCTGCAAAAAGCAGTATATGCGGTCGTTGCATTAGATTGTGCTTCGCTTTTTTACCTTAATGCTGATGTTCCGGTAGTATCCAACTTATTGAAAAATTTTTCAAAGCTGAGTTTTATTTACCCGCCTGTCAATGCCAAATTTGCAACCTTGATTCTGATAGGATTAGTGGCGATTGGAACAAAAGCCAAGAAAAAGAAAGACCTCAATATAGCTAAGGAAATTTTCCTTCCTATGATTGTGGGATTGCTGATGATTTTCTCTTCGTTGGTTTGGCAAAATGAGGCAGGAAACACAAAACTTCCAAAAGTATTTCCCGGTTTCAATCTCTATCAAGTTATTTATGCTGTTCTTTCTTTTTTGGGAGCCGTTATCCTTCAAATGGGTGCAGACAGTATTTCAAAACTGGTGCAGCAGAAAATGGGAAAAGACCGATGGAATGTAGAGGAAGAATCTTTCGATCAAAATCGAGAATTAATGAACACTGATACTTCGATTAACATTCCTTACATCTTCAGATATAAAAATAAGACATATCAAGGGTATATTAATATTGATCCTTTTAGAGGAACAATGGTCATCGGAACACCAGGTTCTGGAAAGTCGTTTGGTGTCATCAATCCTGCCATAAGACAAATGATCGCCAAAGGTTTCTGTCTCTGCATCTACGATTTTAAATTTCCTGATCTAGCACAGATTGCATACTACCATTATTTGTTGAAAAAAAGTAAGGAGGCAGAATACGATTACAATTTCCACGTCATTAATCTAAACGAGGTTGAAAAATCAAAAAGAGTAAATCCATTTCACAAAAAGTACATCCAAACTTTAGCAGAAGCTCAGGAAATGGCAGAATCGATGGTTTCATCTTTGCAAAAAGGAGGCTCAAGTTCCGGAGGTGGTTCTGAAGCCTTCTTTACACAATCTGCGATAAATTTCCTTTCGTCCTGCATTTATTTTTTTGCAACATTCGAAAACGGAAAATATTCTGATCTGCCCCATATTCTCTCCTTTATGAATAGAAGCTATAAAGAAATTTTCGATACTCTTTTTACCAATGAAGAAATTTTCTCTTTGCTTTCACCTTTCAAAACAGCTTATGACAATAAGGCTTTTGACCAATTGGAAGGACAAGTCGGAACACTGAAAATTTTCCTTTCAAGATTGGCAACAAAAGAAAGTTTTTGGGTGTTTTCAGGAGATGAAGTGGAATTGAAGATAACTGACAGAGATAATCCTTCGATCATTATTCTGGCATCAGATCCGGGAACACAGGATATTAATTCTGCATTGTATTCTTCGGTTTTAAACAGGACTTTAAGATTGATCAATTCCAAACACAATTTACCGGGAGGAATTATCGCTGATGAATTCCCAACGATTTATATTCATAAAATTGATAACATCGTAGCCACTGCAAGAAGCAACAAAGTTGCTGTAATGCTTGGATTACAGGAAATTCCACAGCTCCGTCAGTTTTATAAAAAAGAAGTTGCCGATACTATTTCTGCTATTGTTGGAAATATTCTTTCCGGTTCCGCCAGAGACAAAAATACGCTCGATTGGCTGGAAAAACTATTCGGAAAAATAAAACAGAAGTCATACTCACAATCTATTTCCCAGCAAGGAACGACCACCAGTATCAATGAAAAAATGGACAATATGATTCCTGCCGGAAAAATTGCGGCTCTGAAAACAGGAGAAATGGTTGGAATGATCGCACAGGGAGAAGAAAACGCTGCTGAGGAATATAAAACGTCTGCAATTAGGGGTAAAATAAATTTGGATATGAAAGCCATTCAAGAAGAAGAAAAACACTATGTGAAAATGCCCTCTTATTATTCTTTTGTAGATAAAAAAGGAGTTAACCGCAAAGAAGAAGTGTTAATGACCAATTTTAGAAAAATCAATAAAGAAGTAGAACTCATTGTGAATGAAAATATAAAAGCTGCATAA